A part of Cervus elaphus chromosome 11, mCerEla1.1, whole genome shotgun sequence genomic DNA contains:
- the LOC122703049 gene encoding olfactory receptor 4S2: protein MEKISNVTEFVFLGLSQNIEIEEVCFVVFSFFYMVILLGNLLIILTVCVGNLFKSPMYFFLNYLSFVDICYSSVTAPKMIVDLLAKRKTISYVGCMLQLFGVHFFGCTEIFILTVMAYDRYVAICKPLWYMTIMDRDRCNKMLLGTWIGGFLHSIIQVALVVQLPFCGPNEIDHYFCDVHPVLKLACTDTYVVGGVVTANSGTIALGSFVILLISYTIILVSLRKQSAEGRRKALSTCGSHIAVVIIFFGPCTFMYMRPDTTFSEDKMVAVFYTIITPMLNPLIYTLRNAEVKNAMKKLWGRRIFWEANGK, encoded by the coding sequence ATGGAAAAAATAAGCAATGTAACTGAATTTGTTTTCTTGGGTCTTTCTCAAAACATAGAGATTGAAGAAGTGTGTTTTgtggtattttctttcttctacatGGTCATTCTTCTGGGAAACCTTCTTATCATACTGACAGTTTGTGTGGGCAACCTTTTCAAGTCTCCTATGTATTTCTTTCTCAACTACCTGTCTTTTGTGGATATTTGTTACTCTTCGGTCACAGCTCCTAAGATGATTGTGGACCTATTAGCCAAAAGGAAAACGATCTCCTATGTGGGGTGCATGTTGCAACTCTTTGGGGTACATTTCTTTGGTTGTACTGAGATCTTCATCCTTACTGTAATGGCCTATGATCGTTACGTGGCTATTTGTAAACCCCTATGGTATATGACCATCATGGATAGAGACAGATGCAATAAAATGCTGCTGGGGACTTGGATAGGTGGGTTCTTACACTCCATCATCCAAGTGGCTCTGGTAGTCCAACTACCCTTTTGTGGACCCAATGAGATTGATCATTACTTTTGCGATGTTCACCCCGTGCTAAAACTCGCCTGCACAGACACATATGTTGTTGGTGGTGTTGTGACAGCCAACAGCGGTACCATCGCTCTGGGGAGTTTTGTCATTTTGCTAATCTCCTATACCATCATCCTGGTGTCCCTGAGAAAGCAGTCAGCAGAAGGCAGGCGCAAAGCTCTctccacctgtggctcccacatCGCCGTGGTCATCATCTTTTTTGGTCCCTGTACTTTCATGTATATGCGTCCTGATACTACCTtttcagaggataagatggtggcTGTGTTTTATACCATCATCACCCCCATGTTAAATCCCCTGATTTATACACTGAGAAATGCAGAAGTAAAAAATGCAATGAAGAAACTGTGGGGCAGGAGGATTTTCTGGGAGGCTAATGGTAAATAG